The following proteins are co-located in the Chryseobacterium daecheongense genome:
- a CDS encoding response regulator transcription factor, with protein MGLKVNIRIVVADDHGIVRMGLIQTIKRLIPDAIISEVEDYKSLYKLILNEKLDLAIMDVNMPNGTVQEAIDYIKIHQPELKTLIFSSQDEELYGMRYLKMGAGGYLSKLSSAEVIETALTAMVSKGRYISDNIKEAIFFESLTGSGKNSPLEALSDRELQIANKLAEGLPLKEISNQLNLHSSTISTYKNRLFEKLKIRSIPELVEILRLYNQ; from the coding sequence ATGGGTTTAAAAGTAAACATTCGTATTGTAGTAGCAGATGATCATGGTATCGTTCGGATGGGCTTGATACAAACGATCAAACGATTGATACCCGATGCCATCATTTCAGAAGTAGAGGATTATAAATCGCTGTACAAATTAATTCTGAATGAAAAGCTGGATCTGGCCATTATGGATGTTAATATGCCTAATGGTACTGTTCAGGAAGCAATAGATTACATAAAGATTCACCAGCCTGAATTAAAAACTCTGATATTTTCTTCACAGGATGAAGAGCTGTATGGGATGCGCTATCTAAAAATGGGGGCAGGAGGCTATCTAAGCAAGCTGAGTTCCGCTGAAGTAATTGAGACCGCTTTAACGGCGATGGTCAGTAAAGGCCGATATATCAGTGATAATATAAAAGAAGCGATTTTTTTTGAATCATTAACCGGTTCAGGAAAAAATTCTCCCCTTGAAGCACTATCAGACCGGGAATTGCAAATTGCCAATAAACTTGCAGAAGGCCTTCCCCTTAAAGAAATTTCTAATCAGTTGAATCTCCATTCATCAACGATCAGTACGTATAAAAACAGGTTGTTTGAGAAGCTGAAGATACGATCCATACCTGAATTGGTGGAAATTCTCAGGCTATATAATCAGTAA
- a CDS encoding HAMP domain-containing sensor histidine kinase encodes MSDFINELQLKIERLENEINFKNGLISILSHDSKELFGTFLWLIEELEQKTISEEDFFKLLPQVKKDAQKNLQTIQDSVAWLKTQYGEFKIRPVKIMVIDLFHYLEEKYAAKLKEKNIQFYFKGDHNAFLTSDRLLIEYVLDKIFNNAVKYSFPGQDVYLQVITEDDQVVLSVIDSGMGINEKYLPAIYTYGNPIFLGTAGEKGAGLSLKIVKNFISLLHGNIQIISTEDNGTTVSLFLHKFIE; translated from the coding sequence ATGAGTGATTTTATCAACGAACTACAATTGAAAATTGAAAGACTCGAAAACGAAATCAATTTTAAGAACGGACTGATCTCGATATTGTCTCATGACTCAAAAGAACTGTTTGGAACCTTCCTTTGGCTTATAGAGGAGCTAGAGCAGAAGACCATAAGTGAGGAAGATTTTTTTAAGTTGTTGCCGCAGGTAAAAAAAGATGCCCAGAAGAATCTGCAAACTATCCAGGACAGCGTTGCCTGGCTAAAAACGCAATACGGGGAATTTAAGATTAGACCCGTTAAAATTATGGTGATAGATCTTTTTCACTATTTAGAAGAAAAATACGCTGCTAAATTAAAAGAAAAAAATATTCAATTTTATTTTAAGGGAGATCATAACGCGTTTCTTACAAGCGACCGCCTGTTGATCGAATACGTTTTAGATAAAATTTTTAACAATGCGGTAAAATATTCCTTTCCGGGACAGGATGTTTATTTACAGGTGATTACAGAGGATGATCAGGTTGTGCTTTCTGTAATTGATTCCGGAATGGGAATCAATGAAAAGTATTTACCTGCGATCTATACGTATGGTAATCCTATATTCCTGGGGACTGCCGGCGAGAAAGGAGCTGGGTTAAGTTTGAAAATTGTAAAAAATTTTATATCCTTGCTGCATGGAAACATCCAAATCATTTCCACTGAAGATAATGGCACTACGGTTTCCCTTTTTTTACATAAATTTATAGAATAA
- a CDS encoding Fn3-like domain-containing protein: protein MHKFIHLFIFFILAGYSSLLAQSISMSPTRLFFTGNPGEKVTKTVTLQNSSDKDYVFNLNYKDWVREEDGNKVYLEAGSSKTSNASWISTLENTVTVPAKSTKEIVVTMQIPANASKSAVTNSMLFFTQLPQQADKARIQNGIGIITLFEVGLHIFYTPPGNHVKSLDITNISEASNENAANRKVAVSIHNDGNTINDATVEFELTNTDSGKEIKLPAISISMLPDTNQVVQFSLPENISGNFLGVVIIKMAESNDLRVGEKNFKF, encoded by the coding sequence ATGCACAAGTTCATTCATCTTTTCATTTTCTTTATCCTCGCGGGATATTCCTCACTTCTGGCACAAAGTATTTCAATGTCGCCTACACGCTTGTTTTTCACAGGTAATCCAGGTGAAAAAGTAACAAAGACAGTCACGCTTCAAAACAGCTCCGATAAGGATTATGTTTTTAATCTCAACTATAAAGATTGGGTTAGAGAAGAAGACGGAAATAAGGTTTATCTTGAAGCAGGCAGTTCAAAAACTTCCAACGCATCCTGGATATCTACTTTAGAAAATACTGTAACAGTTCCTGCAAAAAGTACAAAGGAAATTGTAGTAACCATGCAGATTCCTGCAAATGCATCAAAGTCTGCCGTCACAAACAGTATGTTGTTTTTCACCCAACTTCCTCAGCAGGCTGATAAGGCACGTATTCAGAATGGTATTGGTATTATCACCTTATTTGAGGTGGGGCTCCACATCTTTTATACTCCACCGGGTAACCACGTAAAAAGTTTGGATATTACCAATATTTCAGAAGCGAGTAATGAGAATGCAGCGAACAGAAAAGTCGCAGTAAGTATCCATAATGATGGAAACACCATCAATGATGCCACCGTTGAGTTTGAACTCACCAATACAGACAGTGGTAAGGAAATAAAATTACCCGCAATTTCCATCTCTATGCTTCCCGATACCAATCAGGTCGTTCAATTTTCCTTGCCAGAGAACATTTCAGGGAACTTCCTTGGCGTGGTTATTATCAAAATGGCAGAATCAAATGATTTACGCGTAGGAGAAAAAAACTTTAAATTTTAA
- a CDS encoding peptidoglycan-binding protein LysM: MTKQIAIAALTIGAIMLGSNNVQAQNTTATTTVNITLNDVISIDAGSTAMGGTVAFNYVTAMDYNSEKTVAQASALKITSTKNFNVKVKAGGPTFVNGLNSIPVDVLTIKAAAAPGNMGGTKTDVILSAGEKTLVANAPLGSALTLNLDYTIPAAKSSSSDILGKPAGTYTQTVTYTATAL; this comes from the coding sequence ATGACAAAACAAATCGCAATCGCAGCCTTAACTATTGGAGCAATCATGTTAGGATCTAACAATGTTCAAGCTCAAAATACAACCGCAACCACAACCGTAAACATTACCCTGAACGATGTAATCTCTATTGATGCAGGAAGTACTGCAATGGGAGGAACAGTTGCCTTTAACTATGTTACTGCAATGGACTATAATTCGGAAAAAACAGTGGCTCAAGCCTCGGCTTTGAAAATCACCTCAACGAAGAACTTTAATGTAAAGGTAAAAGCAGGTGGCCCGACTTTCGTCAATGGTTTAAACTCCATCCCTGTAGATGTTTTGACAATCAAAGCCGCAGCTGCTCCTGGAAATATGGGCGGAACAAAAACTGATGTGATTTTATCAGCAGGAGAAAAAACTTTAGTAGCAAACGCTCCTCTCGGAAGCGCATTAACACTGAATCTGGACTACACCATTCCAGCTGCAAAATCATCATCATCTGATATTTTAGGTAAACCTGCCGGAACTTACACGCAAACAGTAACTTATACAGCGACTGCTTTATAA
- a CDS encoding peptidoglycan-binding protein LysM, with product MTKQIVITALTFGAIIFGTNNVQAQNTTATTTVNITLNDVISIDAGSTAIGNTVDFNYVTAADYNSDQTITKANSLKVTSTKNFNVKVKAGGANFMNGTNLIPVNVLTIKAATAAGTMGGTKNAVVLSATDQNLVTNAPLGSALTLNLDYTIPAAKSSSSDILGKPAGTYTQTVTYTATAL from the coding sequence ATGACAAAACAAATCGTAATCACAGCCTTAACTTTTGGAGCAATCATATTTGGAACTAACAATGTTCAAGCTCAAAATACAACTGCAACTACAACCGTAAACATTACCCTGAACGACGTAATATCTATCGACGCAGGAAGTACAGCCATTGGTAACACGGTTGATTTTAACTATGTTACTGCAGCAGACTATAATTCTGATCAGACGATTACTAAGGCTAACTCTTTAAAAGTAACTTCAACGAAGAACTTTAATGTTAAAGTAAAAGCAGGAGGTGCTAATTTCATGAATGGAACGAACTTAATCCCTGTCAATGTTTTGACCATCAAAGCAGCTACAGCTGCCGGAACCATGGGGGGAACAAAAAATGCTGTAGTTTTATCTGCAACTGATCAGAATTTAGTTACAAATGCCCCACTAGGAAGCGCATTAACACTGAATTTGGATTACACTATTCCAGCTGCAAAATCATCATCTTCTGATATTTTAGGTAAACCGGCCGGAACTTATACTCAAACAGTAACTTATACTGCGACTGCTTTATAA
- a CDS encoding peptidoglycan-binding protein LysM — MKKQIVITALTFGAIIFGTNNVQAQNTTATTTVNITLNDVISIDAGSTAIGNTVDFNYVTAADYNSDQTITKANSLKVTSTKNFNVKVKAGGANFMNGTNLIPVNVLTIKAATAAGTMGGTKNAVVLSATDQNLVTNAPLGSALTLNLDYTIPAAKSSSSDILGKPAGTYTQTVTYTATAL; from the coding sequence ATGAAAAAACAAATCGTAATCACAGCCTTAACTTTTGGAGCAATCATATTTGGAACTAACAATGTTCAAGCTCAAAATACAACTGCAACTACAACCGTAAACATTACCCTGAACGACGTAATATCTATTGACGCGGGAAGTACAGCCATTGGTAATACGGTTGATTTTAACTATGTTACTGCAGCAGACTATAATTCTGATCAGACGATTACTAAAGCCAACTCTTTAAAAGTAACTTCAACGAAGAACTTTAATGTTAAAGTAAAAGCAGGGGGTGCTAATTTCATGAATGGAACGAACTTAATCCCTGTCAATGTTTTGACCATCAAAGCAGCTACAGCTGCCGGAACCATGGGGGGAACAAAAAATGCTGTAGTTTTATCTGCAACTGATCAGAATTTAGTTACAAATGCCCCACTAGGAAGCGCATTAACACTGAATTTGGATTACACTATTCCAGCTGCAAAATCATCATCATCTGATATTTTAGGTAAACCGGCCGGAACTTATACTCAAACAGTAACTTATACTGCAACAGCTTTATAA